A stretch of Dietzia lutea DNA encodes these proteins:
- the cobA gene encoding uroporphyrinogen-III C-methyltransferase translates to MAAAENAAAGDERADRASAEGQSTGRVVLVGGGPGDPGLMTVAGLEAVRTADVVVTDRLGPMSILDELDPGIEVIGVGKVPFGPATPQEEINRMLVEQARRGRTVVRLKGGDSFLFGRGAEEHLACTAAGVPVTVIPGVTSALSVPALAGVPATHRGLSQGVSVISGHVAPRDPQSTLDYGALARSGTTLVLLMAVTTLPAITAELLAEGMVSDTPAVLIENGSTPAQQILRGTLASIARQAAEAGVAPPAITVIGAVAGLAEQLVPGLPFA, encoded by the coding sequence ATGGCGGCTGCGGAGAATGCGGCGGCCGGCGACGAGCGCGCCGACCGGGCTTCCGCCGAAGGGCAAAGCACCGGCCGGGTGGTGCTGGTCGGCGGCGGGCCGGGCGATCCGGGGCTGATGACCGTGGCCGGCCTCGAGGCCGTGCGCACCGCCGACGTGGTGGTGACCGATCGCCTGGGGCCGATGTCGATCCTCGACGAACTCGACCCCGGCATCGAGGTGATCGGTGTGGGCAAGGTGCCGTTCGGCCCCGCGACCCCGCAGGAGGAGATCAACCGGATGCTCGTCGAGCAGGCCCGACGCGGCCGCACGGTCGTGCGGCTCAAGGGCGGCGACAGCTTCCTGTTCGGTCGTGGCGCCGAGGAGCACCTCGCATGCACGGCCGCCGGGGTGCCCGTGACCGTGATTCCGGGCGTGACCTCGGCGCTGTCGGTGCCGGCGCTCGCCGGCGTCCCGGCCACGCATCGCGGGCTCTCGCAGGGCGTCTCGGTGATCTCCGGACACGTCGCGCCCCGCGACCCACAGTCGACCCTCGACTACGGTGCGCTCGCCAGGTCGGGGACGACGCTCGTGCTGCTCATGGCGGTGACGACTCTTCCCGCTATTACCGCCGAACTGCTAGCCGAGGGGATGGTCTCGGACACCCCGGCGGTGCTGATCGAGAACGGCTCCACCCCGGCGCAGCAGATCCTGCGCGGAACGCTCGCGAGCATCGCGCGGCAGGCGGCCGAGGCGGGGGTCGCGCCGCCCGCGATCACCGTGATCGGGGCGGTCGCCGGGCTGGCCGAGCAGCTGGTGCCCGGGCTGCCCTTCGCCTGA
- the cobF gene encoding precorrin-6A synthase (deacetylating), with the protein MATESVPGAGGDRPPAQPSGGTRRRVRVVGIGSGGLDQITVEAAEALRASAYALAAVKGPADPLVDLRARLLARHAPDVELVGVPDPERDRSSSSTSTHGDYRGVVLDWHEARSVAWERAIAARPGDVAIPVWGDPAFYDSTLRILDRIAERGRLDLDVEVLPGISALQVLAARHRLVLHEIGGTVIVTTGRRLREAVAAGADNVVVMLNADLPLDEFADWRIWWGGNLGDVGETLVEGRVGDVLVELRERRERLRAEHGWVMDVYLLRRGEGTTA; encoded by the coding sequence ATGGCGACTGAGAGCGTCCCCGGCGCGGGCGGCGATCGGCCTCCGGCGCAGCCGTCCGGCGGAACGCGGCGGCGTGTGCGCGTGGTGGGCATCGGCTCCGGCGGCCTCGACCAGATCACGGTCGAGGCCGCCGAGGCCCTGCGCGCCAGCGCCTACGCCCTCGCCGCCGTGAAGGGCCCGGCCGACCCGCTGGTCGACCTCCGCGCGCGGTTGCTCGCCCGGCACGCTCCGGACGTCGAGTTGGTGGGCGTGCCCGATCCGGAGAGGGACCGCTCGTCGTCGTCGACCTCGACCCACGGTGACTACCGCGGCGTGGTCCTGGACTGGCACGAGGCGCGCTCGGTGGCCTGGGAGCGCGCGATCGCGGCGCGACCCGGCGACGTGGCGATCCCGGTGTGGGGCGACCCGGCGTTCTACGACTCCACGTTGCGGATTCTCGACCGGATCGCCGAGCGCGGCCGCCTGGACCTGGACGTGGAGGTCCTGCCGGGGATCTCGGCACTGCAGGTCCTGGCGGCGCGGCACCGGCTGGTGCTGCACGAGATCGGCGGCACCGTCATCGTCACGACCGGGCGGCGGCTGCGTGAGGCGGTGGCGGCCGGCGCGGACAACGTGGTGGTGATGCTCAACGCGGACCTGCCGCTCGACGAGTTCGCCGACTGGCGGATCTGGTGGGGCGGCAACCTCGGCGACGTGGGCGAGACGCTGGTGGAGGGCCGGGTCGGTGACGTGCTGGTCGAGCTGCGTGAGCGCCGCGAGCGGCTGCGCGCCGAGCACGGCTGGGTGATGGATGTGTATCTGCTGCGACGCGGAGAAGGGACGACGGCCTGA
- the cobN gene encoding cobaltochelatase subunit CobN: MFHEGLEKNMRPDRRSASPDDAPARSDVPHIALLSTSDTDLLSARESGAAFTLGNPSRLDVEAELPVLLEGADLVVVRILGSRRSWDDGFAAVLGAGVPVVVLGGEQTPDADLMELSTVPIGTAAEAHRYLAEGGPTNLAQLHAFLSDTVLLTGAGFEPPVSVPVWGMPERLGAASVEGLPRVGVLYYRAHEVSGNSGFAHALADAIDAAGAVGVPIFAGSLRSAPDELFDALGTLDALIVTVLAAGGTTPGAASAGGDDEAWDVERIAALDIPVLQGLCLTWSRDDWADSDDGVNPLDSANQIAIPEFDGRIITAPFSFKEIDADGLPRYVADPERCARVAGIAVAHARLRHVAPADRKVALVLSAYPTKHSRIGNAVGLDTPVSTIRLLRRMRDEGYDLGPADGPVATFLDQKTHASDTEAGDALIHALIDAGGQDEEWLTTAQLTDGHVRISTEDYLRWTADLPATLRDEMVEAWGEAPGTLFVNDAGEIVLATLQAGNVVLLIQPPRGFGENPVAIYHDPELAPSHHYLAAYRWLAHGFGAHALVHIGKHGSLEWLPGKNAALSADCATDAAIANLPLIYPFLVNDPGEGAQAKRRAHATIVDHLVPPMARAESYGDIARLEQLLDEYGNIAAMDPAKLPSIRAQIWTLMQAAHMHEDLGLEQRPDDEEFDDFLLHVDGWLCEIKDVQIRDGLHVLGQAPAGEARVNLVLAILRASQVWGGESGAVPGLRRALGLSEGAPTEEVDRVEARARELVEAMEARDWDVAAVPEVLAAAGLGLGASGDAGEHGDGLGGEDDEVAQVLGFAAREVVPRLAGTADELDAVMHALDGGFIPAGPSGSPLRGLVNVLPTGRNFYTVDPRAIPSRLAWDTGQAMADSLLERHLEETGSYPASVGLSIWGTSAMRTSGDDIAEVLALLGVRPEWDEASRRVTGLEVVPTEELGRPRVDVTVRISGFFRDAFPHVIAMLDDAVRMVAELDEPDELNYVAAHSRADLAEHHDERRATTRIFGSAPGSYGAGILQTIEAGNWRDDRDLAEVYTRWGGYAYGRDLAGVPAADDMRTNYRRIAVAAKNIDTREHDIADSDDYFQYHGGMIATVRALTGAEPRAYVGDSTTPDAIRTRTLAEETRRVFRARVVNPRWIAAMQRHGYKGAFELAATVDYLFGFDATAGVVQDWMYDTLSREYVLDEKTQDFLRTSNPWALRGMIERLSEAADRGMWAEPNAEVMDQMRQVYLDVEGDLEDSHGD; the protein is encoded by the coding sequence ATGTTCCACGAGGGTTTGGAGAAGAACATGCGCCCCGACCGGCGTTCGGCGTCCCCTGACGACGCCCCGGCACGCTCCGACGTGCCCCACATCGCACTACTGTCCACCTCCGACACGGACCTGCTCTCCGCGCGCGAGTCCGGCGCGGCGTTCACGCTCGGCAATCCGTCGCGCCTGGACGTCGAGGCTGAGCTGCCCGTCCTGCTCGAGGGTGCCGACCTGGTGGTGGTGCGCATCCTCGGCTCGCGCCGCTCGTGGGACGACGGGTTCGCCGCCGTGCTGGGCGCGGGCGTGCCCGTGGTGGTGCTGGGCGGTGAGCAGACCCCCGACGCCGACCTCATGGAGCTCTCCACGGTCCCCATCGGCACCGCCGCCGAGGCGCACCGCTACCTCGCCGAGGGCGGGCCCACCAACCTCGCGCAGCTGCACGCCTTCCTGTCCGACACCGTGCTGCTCACCGGCGCCGGGTTCGAGCCGCCGGTCAGCGTGCCAGTGTGGGGGATGCCGGAGCGGCTCGGCGCGGCGAGCGTTGAGGGCCTGCCTCGGGTGGGCGTGCTCTACTACCGCGCCCACGAGGTGAGCGGGAACTCCGGGTTCGCCCACGCGCTGGCCGACGCGATCGACGCCGCCGGTGCGGTGGGCGTGCCGATCTTCGCCGGCTCGCTGCGCTCGGCGCCCGACGAGCTGTTCGACGCGCTCGGCACCCTGGACGCGCTGATCGTCACCGTCCTGGCGGCGGGCGGGACCACTCCTGGGGCCGCCAGCGCGGGCGGCGACGACGAGGCCTGGGACGTCGAGCGCATAGCCGCCCTCGATATCCCCGTGCTGCAGGGCCTGTGCCTGACCTGGAGCCGGGACGACTGGGCGGACTCCGACGACGGCGTCAACCCGCTGGACTCCGCCAACCAGATCGCGATCCCCGAGTTCGACGGGCGCATCATCACCGCGCCGTTCTCCTTCAAGGAGATCGACGCCGACGGTCTGCCTCGCTACGTCGCCGACCCCGAGCGGTGCGCGCGCGTGGCCGGGATCGCCGTGGCCCACGCGCGGCTGCGCCACGTCGCCCCCGCCGACCGCAAGGTCGCGCTCGTGCTCTCGGCGTACCCCACCAAGCACTCGCGCATCGGCAACGCCGTCGGCCTGGACACCCCGGTCTCGACCATCCGCCTGCTGCGCCGCATGCGCGACGAGGGCTACGACCTCGGCCCCGCCGACGGTCCCGTCGCGACATTCCTGGACCAGAAGACCCACGCCAGCGACACCGAGGCCGGCGACGCCCTCATCCACGCCCTCATCGACGCGGGCGGCCAGGACGAGGAGTGGCTCACGACCGCCCAGCTCACCGACGGCCACGTCCGCATCTCCACCGAGGACTACCTTCGCTGGACCGCCGACCTGCCGGCCACCCTGCGCGACGAGATGGTCGAGGCGTGGGGCGAGGCGCCGGGCACCCTGTTCGTCAACGACGCCGGCGAGATCGTCCTGGCCACCCTGCAGGCGGGCAACGTCGTGCTGCTCATCCAGCCGCCCCGCGGCTTCGGCGAGAACCCGGTGGCGATCTACCACGACCCCGAGCTCGCGCCGTCTCACCACTACCTGGCCGCCTACCGCTGGCTGGCCCACGGCTTCGGCGCCCACGCGCTGGTGCACATCGGCAAGCACGGCTCGCTGGAGTGGCTGCCGGGCAAGAACGCCGCGCTCTCGGCGGACTGCGCCACGGACGCGGCCATCGCAAACCTGCCGCTGATCTACCCGTTCCTCGTCAACGACCCCGGCGAGGGTGCGCAGGCCAAGCGCCGCGCGCACGCCACGATCGTCGACCACCTGGTCCCGCCCATGGCCCGCGCGGAGTCGTACGGGGACATCGCGCGGCTCGAGCAGCTGCTCGACGAGTACGGCAACATCGCCGCGATGGACCCGGCCAAGCTGCCGTCCATCCGCGCGCAGATCTGGACCCTCATGCAGGCCGCGCACATGCACGAGGACCTGGGCCTGGAGCAGCGCCCCGACGACGAGGAGTTCGACGACTTCCTCCTCCACGTGGACGGCTGGCTGTGCGAGATCAAGGACGTCCAGATCCGCGACGGCCTGCACGTCCTGGGACAGGCGCCCGCCGGCGAGGCCCGCGTCAACCTGGTGCTGGCCATCCTGCGCGCGTCCCAGGTGTGGGGCGGGGAGTCCGGTGCGGTGCCGGGCCTGCGCCGCGCGCTCGGCCTGTCCGAGGGCGCGCCGACCGAGGAGGTCGACCGGGTCGAGGCGCGGGCGCGCGAGCTGGTGGAGGCCATGGAGGCGCGCGACTGGGACGTGGCCGCGGTGCCCGAGGTCCTCGCCGCCGCGGGGCTGGGCCTCGGCGCGTCCGGTGACGCCGGGGAGCATGGCGACGGTCTCGGGGGCGAGGACGACGAGGTGGCGCAGGTGCTCGGCTTCGCCGCCCGTGAGGTCGTACCGAGGTTGGCCGGTACGGCCGACGAGCTGGACGCGGTCATGCACGCCCTGGACGGCGGGTTCATCCCGGCCGGCCCCTCGGGATCCCCGCTGCGGGGCCTGGTCAACGTGCTGCCCACGGGGCGGAACTTCTACACCGTGGACCCGCGCGCGATCCCGTCGCGCCTGGCGTGGGACACCGGCCAGGCCATGGCCGACTCGCTGCTCGAGCGGCATCTGGAGGAGACCGGCTCCTACCCGGCGTCGGTGGGGCTGTCGATCTGGGGCACCTCGGCCATGCGCACCTCGGGCGACGACATCGCCGAGGTGCTGGCCCTGCTGGGCGTGCGCCCCGAGTGGGACGAGGCCTCCCGCCGCGTCACCGGCCTCGAGGTGGTCCCGACCGAGGAGCTGGGCCGCCCCCGCGTGGACGTGACCGTGCGCATCTCGGGCTTCTTCCGCGACGCGTTCCCTCATGTCATCGCGATGCTCGACGACGCCGTGCGGATGGTCGCCGAGCTCGACGAGCCGGACGAGCTCAACTACGTCGCCGCCCACAGCCGCGCCGACCTGGCCGAGCACCACGATGAGCGTCGGGCCACCACCCGCATCTTCGGCTCGGCGCCCGGGTCGTACGGCGCGGGGATCCTGCAGACCATCGAGGCGGGCAACTGGCGCGACGACCGCGACCTGGCCGAGGTGTACACCCGGTGGGGCGGGTACGCCTACGGTCGCGACCTCGCCGGCGTGCCCGCGGCCGACGACATGCGGACGAACTACCGGCGCATCGCGGTGGCGGCGAAGAACATCGACACCCGCGAGCACGACATCGCCGACTCGGACGACTACTTCCAGTACCACGGCGGGATGATCGCCACCGTGCGCGCGCTCACCGGCGCGGAGCCGCGCGCGTACGTGGGCGACTCCACCACCCCGGACGCCATCCGCACCCGCACCCTGGCGGAGGAGACCCGCCGAGTGTTCCGGGCCCGGGTGGTCAACCCGCGCTGGATCGCGGCCATGCAGCGGCACGGCTACAAGGGCGCGTTCGAGCTGGCCGCCACGGTGGACTACCTGTTCGGGTTCGACGCCACCGCCGGCGTGGTCCAGGACTGGATGTACGACACCCTGTCCCGCGAATACGTGCTGGACGAGAAGACGCAGGACTTCCTGCGGACCTCCAATCCGTGGGCGCTGCGCGGCATGATCGAGCGGCTCTCCGAGGCCGCCGACCGCGGGATGTGGGCCGAGCCGAACGCCGAGGTCATGGATCAGATGCGGCAGGTCTACCTCGACGTGGAGGGCGATCTCGAGGACTCCCATGGCGACTGA
- a CDS encoding PepSY-associated TM helix domain-containing protein — translation MTATHPTERHTRDPGVSDPAPPLRKISAQLGAILTRVHFYAGVFVAPFLIVAALSGALYALSPTLERIVYSDQITAPPSPTALPLEQQIGSAQTRFPGLDVVQIWPAVEPGVATRILFADDTLADGLNRAVFVDPATGAVQGDLSSYSGMGELPVRSWISSLHRDLRLGSPGEFYSELAASWLLVLALSGLVLWWRKVRSTRHGKSSTGRTLFGGLPARPGSRQKTMSLHATLGTWFTIAILGIAVTGLTWSTFAGANVDSVVERMSWRSDPLQTSLVADATDVEEHSEHFGHGTADLSFQIPVDQAADVLAAARQSGIDGPVQMVPPSAPHTAWSVSERWVPWTFSSDSVAVDGSTGRIVDTLAFEDQSLYSKLSSWGIYLHMGVLFGLPLQIALAATSLAIVAVAVLGYRMWWKRRPTRGGLPTGLGRLTGHHWPAYLIAAAVAVAVGMFLPLLGASLAVFVGFDLLVSTWRTVAAKRNAATGSTA, via the coding sequence ATGACCGCCACGCACCCGACGGAACGCCACACCCGCGACCCTGGTGTCTCCGACCCTGCTCCGCCTTTGCGGAAGATCTCCGCGCAACTCGGCGCGATCCTCACCCGCGTCCACTTCTACGCCGGCGTGTTCGTCGCCCCGTTCCTGATCGTCGCCGCCCTGTCCGGTGCCCTGTACGCCCTGTCCCCGACGCTGGAGCGGATCGTCTACAGCGATCAGATCACCGCGCCCCCATCGCCCACCGCACTTCCCCTGGAGCAGCAGATCGGTTCCGCGCAGACGCGGTTCCCGGGTCTGGACGTCGTCCAGATCTGGCCGGCCGTCGAGCCCGGCGTCGCCACCCGGATTCTGTTCGCCGATGACACCCTGGCGGACGGGCTCAACCGCGCGGTGTTCGTCGACCCCGCCACCGGGGCTGTCCAAGGCGACCTGAGCAGTTATTCCGGGATGGGCGAGCTCCCGGTGCGGAGCTGGATCTCCAGCCTGCACAGGGATCTCCGCCTCGGTTCGCCCGGCGAGTTCTACTCGGAACTCGCCGCATCCTGGCTTCTCGTCCTCGCGCTCAGCGGGCTGGTCCTGTGGTGGCGCAAGGTCCGATCTACCCGTCACGGCAAGTCGTCGACGGGCAGAACCCTGTTCGGAGGTCTTCCCGCGCGCCCCGGTTCCCGGCAGAAGACCATGAGCCTGCACGCCACCCTCGGTACGTGGTTCACGATCGCCATCCTGGGCATCGCGGTGACCGGCCTGACCTGGTCCACCTTCGCGGGCGCTAATGTGGACTCGGTCGTCGAGAGGATGAGCTGGCGCTCCGACCCGCTGCAGACCTCTCTGGTCGCCGACGCGACGGACGTGGAAGAACACTCCGAGCATTTCGGCCACGGGACGGCCGACCTGAGCTTCCAGATCCCGGTCGACCAGGCGGCCGACGTCCTGGCCGCGGCGCGACAGTCCGGTATCGATGGTCCGGTGCAGATGGTCCCGCCGTCTGCACCGCACACCGCGTGGTCGGTGAGCGAGCGGTGGGTCCCCTGGACGTTCAGCTCCGACTCCGTCGCCGTTGACGGCTCCACCGGGCGGATCGTCGACACGCTCGCCTTCGAGGACCAGTCCCTGTACTCGAAACTGTCCTCTTGGGGCATCTACCTGCACATGGGCGTCCTGTTCGGACTGCCGCTGCAGATCGCCCTCGCCGCGACCTCGTTGGCGATCGTCGCTGTCGCGGTCCTGGGGTATCGGATGTGGTGGAAACGTCGACCGACCCGCGGTGGCCTCCCCACCGGCCTGGGCCGATTGACCGGCCACCACTGGCCGGCCTATCTCATCGCCGCCGCCGTCGCCGTGGCCGTCGGGATGTTCCTCCCGCTGCTCGGCGCGTCTCTCGCGGTCTTCGTGGGGTTTGACCTGCTGGTGTCGACCTGGCGGACCGTCGCGGCGAAGCGGAACGCCGCGACCGGGTCCACGGCGTAG
- a CDS encoding nitrite reductase: MSISEPTRRTRGDLCPGVLRPWPASDGALVRLRVPGGRVSPASLAALHGVAVRYGDDDNVHLTSRANLQLRALPVGPDGQLPGEVVAAIAATGLLPAPGHELVRNVMVSPLTGLGELVGGRAGGRADLRPVTDALDAGLLADPTLGGLPGRFLFVLDDGLGDLIERYCDLGLVALDAGTAQLRVGDRWSEVVPLAGAAARLVELARAFVQARGTGPEAPWHVRELTADLRAEGSTAADPSAALASVAAPDPRLPEPTPPLPYGPVDGSAGRLEHVEAPDGILDRDLIARLTGGEVSELIVTPWRGVLAVRA, encoded by the coding sequence GTGAGCATCTCCGAACCCACCCGCCGGACCCGCGGCGACCTGTGCCCGGGAGTGTTGCGGCCGTGGCCGGCCTCCGACGGCGCACTGGTCCGCCTGCGCGTCCCGGGCGGGCGCGTCTCGCCGGCGTCCCTGGCCGCGCTCCACGGGGTCGCCGTGCGATATGGCGACGACGACAACGTGCACCTCACGTCGCGCGCGAACCTCCAGCTCCGGGCCCTGCCGGTCGGTCCGGACGGGCAGCTTCCGGGGGAGGTGGTCGCGGCGATCGCCGCGACCGGCCTCCTGCCCGCCCCCGGACACGAGCTGGTGCGGAACGTGATGGTCTCGCCGCTCACGGGGCTGGGCGAGCTGGTCGGCGGGCGGGCCGGTGGCCGGGCGGATTTGCGGCCGGTGACCGACGCCCTGGACGCCGGGCTGCTGGCCGACCCGACGCTGGGCGGGCTGCCGGGGCGGTTCCTGTTCGTGCTGGACGACGGCCTCGGCGACCTCATCGAGCGCTACTGCGACCTGGGCCTGGTCGCCCTGGACGCCGGGACCGCGCAGCTGCGCGTGGGCGATCGGTGGTCGGAGGTGGTGCCGCTGGCCGGCGCCGCCGCCCGGCTGGTCGAGCTGGCCCGCGCATTCGTGCAGGCTCGCGGCACCGGCCCGGAGGCGCCGTGGCACGTGCGGGAGCTGACCGCCGACCTGCGCGCGGAAGGCTCAACGGCCGCCGACCCGTCCGCGGCGCTCGCGTCGGTCGCCGCCCCGGATCCGCGATTGCCCGAGCCGACCCCGCCGCTGCCCTACGGCCCGGTCGACGGCTCGGCGGGGCGGCTCGAGCACGTCGAGGCGCCGGACGGGATCCTCGACCGCGACCTCATCGCCCGGCTCACCGGCGGCGAGGTCTCCGAGCTGATCGTCACCCCATGGCGCGGGGTGCTGGCCGTGCGCGCGTAG
- a CDS encoding precorrin-8X methylmutase, with protein sequence MSAVLRPPRRYDYVDDGPAIYLDSFATIRRETDLSRVPADAERLAVRMVHGTGQTDLVEDLQVHPRLVSTARAAINAGAPILCDAHMVASGVTRSRLPRDNDVVCTLSEPGVRDLAAQMSTTRSAAALSMWGDRLDGAVVAIGNAPTALFHLLEMLLDGAPHPAAIVGCPVGFIGAAESKAALASFAEDHGIDVPFITVHGRRGGSAMTASALNALAQGAE encoded by the coding sequence ATGAGTGCTGTCCTGAGGCCGCCCCGTCGCTACGACTACGTCGACGACGGGCCCGCCATCTACCTCGACTCCTTCGCCACCATCCGGCGCGAGACGGACCTGTCACGCGTCCCCGCCGACGCCGAGCGGCTCGCGGTGCGGATGGTGCACGGCACCGGGCAGACCGACCTCGTGGAGGACCTGCAGGTTCACCCGCGCCTCGTGTCCACCGCGCGGGCGGCGATCAACGCCGGCGCTCCGATCCTGTGCGATGCCCACATGGTGGCCTCCGGCGTCACCCGCTCTCGCCTGCCCCGCGACAACGACGTAGTGTGCACGCTTTCCGAGCCAGGCGTCCGCGACCTGGCCGCACAGATGAGCACCACCCGCTCCGCCGCCGCGCTGAGCATGTGGGGCGACCGCCTCGACGGCGCCGTGGTCGCGATCGGCAACGCCCCCACCGCCCTGTTCCACCTGCTGGAGATGCTGCTCGACGGCGCTCCCCACCCGGCGGCGATCGTCGGCTGCCCGGTCGGCTTCATCGGCGCGGCCGAGTCCAAGGCGGCGCTCGCCTCGTTCGCCGAGGACCACGGGATCGACGTGCCGTTCATCACCGTCCACGGCCGACGCGGCGGGTCGGCCATGACCGCCTCCGCTCTCAACGCCCTGGCGCAGGGGGCCGAGTGA
- a CDS encoding precorrin-2 C(20)-methyltransferase codes for MGVGPGDPELLTLKAARLIGAADVVAFHAGLGKESNARRIAAELIPSSAVEERLEYPVTTGVTDHPGGYAGAIADFYERSAQRLAQHLAAGRDVVLLSEGDPLFYGSFMYMHDRLSPLFPTEIVPGIPAFAAATAAAATPLVRQTDVLTVLPGTLPEPELARRLADTDGAIIMKLGRSFPAVRRALEAAGRLDGAVYVERASTDAEAHHPVSEVDPASVPYFSLIVVPGDSQHADPAGRRPAQLSAPAGPSPGHATDSADSPGSPGKRFPAPRGVLHVVGLGPGPQDWLTPEASRILSEVDHVVGYAPYVARVPQRPGLRRHCSGNTVEVDRAAMALELAGADERVAVVSGGDAGVFGMASAVFEAAEDPRFAGIDIRVSPGVSAVQAVAARAGAPIGADFAVVSLSDRLKPWSVLERRLEAIAEADLVLAIYNPASRSRTDQVADAREILLRHRGPTTPVIVGRDVGRAEESLTVTTLAGLDCASVDMKCLLIVGASGTRVADSGRVWSPRFVRS; via the coding sequence GTGGGCGTGGGGCCCGGTGACCCCGAACTGCTCACACTCAAGGCCGCCCGGCTCATCGGCGCCGCCGACGTGGTTGCGTTCCATGCCGGCCTCGGCAAGGAGTCCAACGCCCGCCGCATCGCCGCCGAGCTCATCCCCAGCTCCGCGGTCGAGGAGCGGCTCGAGTATCCCGTGACCACGGGCGTCACCGACCACCCGGGCGGGTATGCGGGCGCGATCGCGGACTTCTACGAACGCAGCGCACAGCGACTGGCCCAGCACCTGGCCGCCGGGCGAGACGTGGTGCTTCTGTCCGAGGGCGACCCGCTGTTCTACGGGTCCTTCATGTACATGCACGATCGACTCTCGCCGCTTTTCCCGACCGAGATCGTCCCCGGTATCCCGGCATTCGCCGCCGCCACGGCGGCGGCTGCCACGCCCCTGGTCCGGCAGACCGACGTCCTCACGGTCCTGCCCGGCACGCTGCCCGAACCCGAACTCGCCCGCCGCCTGGCCGACACCGACGGCGCGATCATCATGAAGCTCGGCCGGAGTTTTCCCGCCGTGCGGCGGGCGCTCGAGGCGGCCGGTCGGCTCGACGGCGCGGTGTACGTCGAGCGCGCGTCGACCGACGCGGAGGCTCACCACCCGGTCAGTGAGGTCGACCCGGCATCCGTGCCGTACTTCTCACTCATCGTGGTCCCCGGCGACTCGCAGCACGCCGACCCCGCAGGCCGCCGACCGGCGCAGCTCTCCGCGCCCGCCGGGCCGTCCCCCGGGCATGCCACCGACTCGGCTGACTCTCCTGGCTCCCCCGGCAAGCGGTTCCCTGCGCCGCGCGGCGTGCTGCACGTCGTGGGTCTGGGCCCGGGGCCGCAGGATTGGCTCACCCCGGAAGCCTCGCGGATCTTGTCCGAAGTCGATCACGTGGTGGGGTACGCCCCCTACGTCGCCAGGGTCCCCCAACGGCCAGGCCTACGGCGCCACTGCTCGGGCAACACCGTCGAGGTCGACCGCGCGGCGATGGCCCTTGAGCTTGCCGGCGCAGACGAACGGGTGGCCGTGGTCTCGGGCGGCGACGCCGGGGTGTTCGGCATGGCCTCGGCGGTGTTCGAAGCTGCCGAGGATCCGCGCTTCGCCGGCATCGATATCCGCGTGTCGCCGGGCGTCTCGGCCGTACAGGCGGTGGCCGCGCGTGCGGGCGCACCGATCGGCGCCGACTTCGCGGTGGTGAGCCTGTCGGACCGTCTCAAGCCGTGGTCCGTGCTCGAGCGTCGCCTCGAGGCGATCGCTGAGGCCGACCTGGTGCTGGCGATCTACAACCCGGCCTCACGATCACGCACCGACCAGGTCGCCGACGCCCGCGAGATCCTGCTCCGCCACCGCGGCCCTACCACACCTGTGATCGTTGGCCGCGACGTCGGACGGGCGGAGGAGTCCCTCACCGTGACCACCCTGGCCGGCCTCGACTGCGCCTCAGTCGACATGAAATGCCTGCTCATCGTGGGCGCCTCAGGCACCCGGGTCGCCGATTCGGGCCGCGTGTGGAGTCCGAGATTCGTGCGGTCATGA
- the bluB gene encoding 5,6-dimethylbenzimidazole synthase: MTAEPPGVAGESGGGPADRDSLWRILATRRDHRHFNPTPVPRDTIERLLEVFDVAPSVGLSQPWHVTVVQDRAVREVVHAGFREVRAAEAELFDGERRRLYDSLRLEGILEAPVGLVVSHFPPAGAILGTTGVPAATEHSVVAAITLLRLAVTTEGLGMGWVSLVDPAHLSDSVPLPDGARPLAYLCLGHPALDLEEPLLQTVGWDRRSPLSVDWV, encoded by the coding sequence ATGACGGCGGAGCCACCGGGTGTCGCCGGCGAGAGCGGGGGCGGACCCGCCGACCGCGATTCGCTCTGGCGCATCCTCGCCACTCGTCGCGACCACCGCCACTTCAACCCCACCCCGGTTCCGCGCGACACCATCGAGAGGCTGCTCGAGGTCTTCGACGTAGCGCCGAGCGTGGGCCTGAGTCAGCCGTGGCATGTCACGGTGGTACAGGACCGCGCCGTACGGGAGGTGGTCCACGCCGGCTTTCGTGAAGTTCGCGCCGCGGAGGCCGAACTTTTCGACGGCGAGCGTCGCCGTCTCTACGACTCCCTGCGCCTCGAGGGGATCCTTGAAGCGCCCGTCGGGTTGGTGGTCAGCCATTTCCCACCCGCCGGCGCCATACTGGGCACCACCGGCGTTCCCGCTGCCACCGAACACAGTGTGGTCGCCGCGATCACCCTGCTGCGGCTGGCCGTGACGACCGAGGGGCTGGGCATGGGCTGGGTCAGTCTCGTCGACCCAGCCCACCTCTCCGACAGTGTGCCGCTACCAGACGGCGCCCGGCCCCTCGCTTACCTGTGTCTCGGGCATCCAGCCCTCGATCTCGAGGAGCCGCTGCTGCAGACCGTGGGCTGGGACCGGCGGTCCCCACTGTCGGTCGACTGGGTCTGA